Proteins from a single region of Hordeum vulgare subsp. vulgare chromosome 6H, MorexV3_pseudomolecules_assembly, whole genome shotgun sequence:
- the LOC123402873 gene encoding leaf-specific thionin DB4-like: protein MAPSKSIKSVVICVLILGLVLEQVQVEGKSCCKDTLARNCYNTCRFAGGSRPVCAGACRCKIISGPKCPSDYPKLNLIPESGEPDVTQYCTIGCRNSVCDNMDNVFRGQEMKFDMGLCSNACARFCNDGAVIQSVEA, encoded by the exons ATGGCACCCAGCAAGAGTATTAAGAGTGTGGTCATTTGTGTTCTCATACTGGGTTTAGTTCTGGAGCAGGTCCAGGTGGAGGGAAAAAGTTGCTGCAAGGACACGTTAGCTAGAAACTGCTACAACACTTGCCGTTTCGCGGGTGGTTCCCGTCCAGTCTGCGCAGGTGCTTGTCGTTGTAAAATCATAAGTGGTCCAAAATGCCCTAGTGACTATCCTAAACTGAATCTTATCCCTGAATCCG GTGAACCAGATGTCACTCAGTACTGCACCATTGGATGCAGGAATTCTGTCTGTGACAACATGGACAATG TTTTCCGTGGCCAAGAGATGAAATTCGACATGGGACTCTGCAGCAACGCATGTGCCCGTTTCTGTAATGATGGTGCAGTCATTCAGTCTGTTGAAGCCTAA